A section of the Pan paniscus chromosome 7, NHGRI_mPanPan1-v2.0_pri, whole genome shotgun sequence genome encodes:
- the DCSTAMP gene encoding dendritic cell-specific transmembrane protein isoform X1 produces the protein MGIWTSGTDIFLSLWEIYVSPRSPGWMDFIQHLGVCCLVALISVGLLSVAFCWFLSSIIAAAASWIITCVLLCCSKHARCFILLVFLSCGLREGRNALIAAGTGIVILGHVENIFHNFKGLLDGMTCNLRAKSFSIHFPLLKKYIEAIQWIYGLATPLSVFDDLVSWNQTLAVSLFSPSHVLEAQLNDSKGEVLSVLYQMATTTEVLSSLGQKLLAFAGLSLVLLGTGLFMKRFLGPCGWKYENIYITRQFVQFDERERHQQRPCVLPLNKEERRKYVIIPTFWPTPKERKNLGLFFLPILIHLCIWVLFAAVDYLLYRLIFSVSKQFQSLPGFEVHLKLHGEVGPTGTSHGLSRLFAGLSCKRS, from the coding sequence ATGGGTATCTGGACCTCAGGCACTGATATCTTCCTAAGTCTTTGGGAGATTTATGTGTCTCCAAGAAGCCCCGGATGGATGGACTTTATCCAGCATTTGGGAGTTTGCTGTTTGGTTGCTCTTATTTCAGTGGGCCTCCTGTCTGTGGCCTTCTGCTGGTTTCTGTCATCAATCATAGCGGCCGCTGCCTCCTGGATTATCACGTGTGTTCTGCTGTGTTGCTCCAAGCATGCACGATGTTTTATTCTTCTTGTCTTTCTCTCTTGTGGCCTGCGTGAAGGCAGGAATGCTTTGATTGCAGCTGGCACAGGGATCGTCATCTTGGGacatgtagaaaatatttttcacaacTTTAAAGGTCTCCTAGATGGTATGACTTGCAACCTAAGGGCAAAGAGCTTTTCCATACATTTTccacttttgaaaaaatatattgaggCAATTCAGTGGATTTATGGCCTTGCCACTCCACTAAGTGTATTTGATGACCTTGTTTCTTGGAACCAGACCCTGGCAGTCTCTCTTTTCAGTCCCAGCCATGTCCTGGAGGCACAGCTAAATGACAGCAAAGGGGAAGTCCTGAGCGTCTTGTACCAGATGGCAACAACCACAGAGGTGTTGTCCTCCCTGGGTCAGAAGCTACTTGCCTTTGCAGGGCTTTCGCTCGTCCTGCTTGGCACTGGCCTCTTCATGAAGCGATTTTTGGGCCCTTGTGGTTGGAAGTATGAAAACATCTACATCACCAGACAATTTGTTCAGTTTGATGAAAGGGAGAGACATCAACAGAGGCCCTGTGTGCTCCCGCTGaataaggaggaaaggaggaagtatGTCATTATCCCGACTTTCTGGCCGACtcctaaagaaaggaaaaacctgGGGCTGTTTTTCCTCCCCATACTTATCCATCTCTGCATCTGGGTGCTGTTTGCAGCTGTAGATTATCTGCTGTATCGGCTCATTTTCTCAGTGAGCAAGCAGTTTCAAAGCTTGCCAGGGTTTGAGGTTCACTTGAAACTGCACGGAGAGGTAGGGCCCACAGGTACTTCTCATGGTTTATCCCGGCTATTTGCTGGTCTGTCTTGCAAAAGATCATGA